The DNA window TAAATGTGAATTTGGTTCGGTCCTTTCTGTTtaatacataaaatgatttcttcttgAGAGGACATTTTTTCTTTGGTAAATATTTAATTCTCTTTCCACTAAGATCAATTTTAGCTTCTTTACTTTAGATCAGGTGGTTGGGTGGTTGGGTATCTTCTAGGTTCAGAGCTCCACAACAGAAAGGTGATTTGCTGTGCCATTTTGGTTCTGAGAACAGAatgctttttgaattttacagGTCAAAATTCAGTGCCTAACTCCAAGACCAAATATCAGGTTTGTAGTCTCTCGTGACATTGAATGCTCTTCTACACTATTTCTGTGTTCAACTAATGCTTTCTGCAAATTATCCAGGCATGGGAGTCCAAACTCTAATTTCAAGAGGCAAAATGAAGATGTAGATTTTCAAGCTCTTTCCAGCACGTCAGAGACAGCTGATAATTCACTTGTTCGCAGTAGTAAAGTATCTTCAAGTCAAGATCTGGATGTCAGCTCTCATCATGAAAATCACAAGGTCTGCATTAAACTGTTTTCATTACTGAAGCTTTCTTTGCTTAAAAAAAGAAGTTTAGAATCACAAGTCGCCTGAATTAATGAAATCCTTGGTTCTTGAAATGTTAGAAAAAGTGAGCTAAAAGAGAATCATCTTGGTGCAACAAAGCAAGCTTAAGAATGCGTCTTTGGAAATTTAGGTCTTGATCTGCTTGAGAGCTTATTCTGTTCTCCTCAGAAAGAGGGCAAAGATATGTACAAAAAACAATTCTAAAAGTGGACAAGATTTCATCCACCGAAAAGGACATGCTGCGACTTACGTGGGAAATTCATAAGAACGTTACCATCTAGGTTCTAATTCATCACAGTGCTAAAGTTTCATCTTAACCTAAAGGGTTAAATTATTGTCCAGCAAACGTATAATACTCTCATATTGACTCTTTTTGTGTTGTTTACTCAAGTTTTGCCTTTTTAtggaaattaaaaattttaatagtaaTAGAATTCCAAAAATACAAAGTTTGACTTAGGGCTGTAATTGAATCGAGCTGCTCGACTTAAGGCTATAATTGAACCGAActgctcgcgagcagctcggtCAAAAATTTGACTCGGACTTGggttgaccgagttcgagtTCGAATAGCTCGATAAGCCGAACAAGTCGAGTTCGAGTATCCAGATGCAATGTTCGAAAGCTCGTCGAACCTTATCGagctttttaattttaattctttaatatattattattatgaaattACCCTTATGCTTAAAAAAGTGGTtgaatttacgaaatgtttcAAATCgtatgaaaatttttaaaggGCAATAATGTCTTTTCACTCAAAAAttgtcaagaaaatgaaaatttctgAATTGACTCGAGCTCATAAGGCTCGTATTGACTCGAGCCAAtgcgagtcaagctcgagtttTATGAGCAAtcatcgagctcgagctcgagttccaATAATGCTACTCGCTCGAGCATCCTTCTTGCCATACTCGAGTTCAACTCGACTCGATTACATCCCTAGTCTAACTTCCATTCTCCAAAAGAAATGCACGAATACTATTAGCAGTAGCGGAGATAGAATTTTAGTTTTCTCTCAATTGGCTAGAACTGAATCATCTCCTTGAATCTGAGAAAAACTTCTAGAATCATAGGAGCAAAGCTTGATTGAAATGAATTATAAATTTTCTTCTATGATCACTCGGTACAAGTATTAGCAGCTTACGGTGCAAATGGTGATTGTTTACTCTCCAAATTGATTTGTCAATACAATTCTGGTAGAGGGTTTTGCATGTCACTTATCACTGTGAGTCTAGTGCCTACAAAATAAATTGTCATTAATCTGTGACCTGGATTTCCTTTTTACCTCACTGCAGGATCAAAATTATTCAGGAGTGAATTCAAATCACAATGCGAACTATGCAGAGGGTTCGAAAAGAAGAGACCCTTTTAATCCAATGCACAAATTACAAAGCAATGGATACACCACTCATCAGAGACACATTGGAGCTAGCTCGAAGAGTAGTTCAGCTCATGATAACTATCCTGTTGATGATTCTTCTTTTTCAAGCCAATCATCTTGTAACTCAGGGGTAATGAATTCAAAAATGGATTTGCACAGTAGTGGAAAAGAGTCTGGCAACGCATCTCCAAGAAACACTGGATCTAAAGATCTTCTGGAAGCAGCAGAAGGTACTATTGAGGAACTCCGAGTAGAAGCTAAAATGTGGGAGAGAAATGCCAGGAAATTGATGCTTGATCTGGATATGTTGAGAAAAGAATTCTTAGGTCAGTCAAAAAAGCAGTCTGATTTAGTAATGGAGCTTTCAGCAGCATATGCAGAGCATAGTGGCCTCAAGAAAGAAATTGAACAGTTGAATGTAATGCTGGAGGAATCAACTCTCAAACAGAGAGCTTTAGAGGATTCAGTTCTTCAATCTGAAGGTCAaactcaaattcaagaggaatTGGAAAGTGAGCTAAAGTATCATCAACAATCTAATGCCAATCTATCTCTGCAACTAAAAAGAAGTCAAGAATCAAACATCGAGCTTGTTTCTATTCTCCAAGAGCTGGAACCTACCATAGAACAGCAGAAAATTGAGATAGAGAATCTCTCTGCTCTACACTTGAAGTCTGCTGATAGTGAAAGTTCTGTTGAACAAAATTTGGGGGAGAATAGGAACTTACTGCTCCAATTTCAACAACTTCAGGAATCAGAAAAGATGTTGGAAATAGATGTTCAGCGTCTTGAGAAAGCCTTGGAAGAAAAAGTTAATGAGCTAGAAACTCAACGGAGCTTGAATGGCCAGTCCCTTTTAGATATGGAGAGAGTATACAAATATCAGTTGAGTGTTAAGGATGAAGAAATAACCAATTTACAAGCAAAAGTGATGAAGTCTGTCAGAGGAAGACTCTTGGAGGATATGGAAAAGAATAGTGGAAGTGATTCTGATCTTATTAAAGAGATTGAATCCTTGAGAGAGAAAGTGCATGAGCTAGAGAGCGATTGCAATGAGCTTACTGAGGAGAACTTGGAGCTTTTGTTGAAGATTAAGGAGTCGGAGAATATACACATTGGAAAATGTGGATCTTTCAGTTCAACATCTAGTGAGCTGCCAGCGAAATCTGTTAGCATGCAATCTGATGTGAGTGACACTGAACCGCAGATGTATGATCCAGAGCTCAAGTCAAAGACGAATGACCAGGAGCAATGGGCTGCGTTTGAATCTTCTGGACTATTCTGTGAATTACTGAAACAACTGGAATTGGCTTTTCACTGTCTAATGAAGCCATTGCCTAATGTTTCTCCTCATGCAAGTGAGAAGTGCAAATTTATTCTTGATGATGTGGCTAATTTGAGCAAGAAAGATTCATCCAACTCAAAGGTATTCACTGAATCAATACTCAACTATTTCTCTGAGCTGAACAACATCTTGGAAGATAGGATTGCTGAGTTTGAGCAGACCATTAGATGTGGTGAAATTGAGATCCAAAAGAGAAATGATGCTATTACTGAAGCTCACAAAAGTGTGGAAGATATGATCCTGAAGGTTCAACAGCATGAGATTTCAAAGGCAGAACTAGAAGCTGATTGTCAAAGTTTGCTGAAGGAATTATCTCAAAAGAGATCTGAGATGGATAAGCTACAAGCTGATTTGTTGAGTAAGGAAGGGCAAACTAATTTTCACATCCAACGTCAAAGGGAATTAGAAATTCAAGTTGCTGATCTTCAAACAGAAAAGGTCCAGCTGGAAATGAACAATGAAACAATTGAGAGGGAACATGAAGTCACATCCAAATGCTTGGATGATCTACAAAATGATTTTGCAGTGCTCAGTAGCAGATTGGATTCCCATGTCTCTGCAAAGGAAATTCTTGAAAGAAAATCAGCAGAGTTAGAACTGGAAAAACGCAACTTAGAGAAGAAAATCATACTATTGGAAGATGAaaaattgcaattacaagaAAGAATATCAGTTATGGATGTTCAAATGACGCAATTGGGAGATGAGCAGCAGTCTTGTCGATTGGAACTAAAGGACTCCAAGTCCCTTGCAATGAACCTGCAAAATCAGATCAGAAGATTGGAGATTGAGATGGAGGCCCATAATGTCAGTTTCAACCAAAATATACAAGATAAACAGGATCAACTGTTGGAATCTCAAAGACACTGTGAATGTCTTAGGGCAGAAAATCAGGACTTACAAGCATCCATTCTCAGACTTGGCGAAGAGCGCAAGATTCTTCAGAAATTGAATAAAGAACTGAAGAAGAAGGAACTAGAATTGCATGAACATAGTGAGCAGATGGCGACACGATTAGAGAATTCTGAAAAATGTTTCTCTGATTGCACTAGAAAGGTTGAAGCTCTAGAAGAAAATCTTAATTCCACACTGGAAGCATTTACCTTGAAAGAGAAAAGTCTGAATTCTGAACTGGAGGCCATTATTCAGGAATGcagaaatgaaaaggaaaaacttGTTCTGCAGGAGACTTTGTCAAATCAGATGCATTTTGAGATGTCATCTGAAGTGAAGAACCTCCAGAAGGAGGTGGAAAGCCTGATGACCCAAATTTCTGTAGCTCATGAGGAAAAGGAGAAAGCAGAGTCTGAGGCTTCTCTTGAAATTGCCAGTCTGAATGCTGATaaaagaaaattggaatttgCTCTTCAAGAAGTTAACTCGAAATTAGAATTGAGCGAGCGTGAGCTTAATAATCTACATGTAGAATTTGAGTTGAAGGCAGAAAGCTTGAGGACTGAGCTTTCTGCTTCCGAAAAGAGTCATGTAATACCAATTGCTGACCATGAAAAATTGTTAAAGCAATTAGCAAGTCGCAGGACAACTGAAGAAAAGCTTAAGACAGCTCTGAACAACATTGAATTGAAGCTTACTCTTTCTGACTATGAAAACCAACAACTCCGAGAGGAGAGTGCCAACCTAAAAGTTCATTTTCAAAGAGTAGCAGACCTGCAGGATGAAGTCTCAGTTTTGAAGAGCAAGGTTGAAGAGTGCAGGTTTGAGAAGGAAAAACTAGAAGCCTCATATCAGACAGTATCTGGGGATTATGAGAGTCTGAAGGCTGAGAAAAATTCCTGTGTTGAAAAAGTTTTGAGCTTACAAAAGGCAATGACTGACTATGAGGACTGCAAACAAAAGGCAATTGCCCTGGAAGAAAAGCTACTCCAAATGGAGGGTGCTTTACTTTCAAAAGAGACCTTGTCTGCGCAGAATGCCGATCTGGAAAATGAACTAAACGAAGTCAGAAAAGTAAACAAGCAGTATCAGCAGATTATATCTCAGCTTGAAGAGCAAAAATCAGAATGCTTGCTGAAAGTTCAAGCTCTTGAAATGGATGTGTTGAAGAAACATAATTGTGGCAGAAAGGTAAGTTATAATCTTATTTTTCTGCAAAATAACAGAATAATCAAGGTTTTACTTGTGAGATAGTTTATAGGATTCAGTTGTCAAAGAGGAATCTTTTGAGTGAGTTTTAATTAGGTAGTGCCTGTTTTgacttcttcattttcttttggttctATCATGTTTGTTCAGTGCGATGGTAAGTGCAGTATCAAGGATGGAAGTCCTCGTCCAGCTGAAGTTGCTGACGAGCTCGCTGAGGCACTGGATGAGGATAACATGCACAAAATTCAGCTGCATAGGTTCGTAAACAAAGATCTTGAGAACTAATTCCCTTAATATAAACTTGAGTGATCTAGAAAGGAAGTAGATAGCCATAATAGGATCGTTAGATGTCTTGTTTGATCCATATATATGAAGCATtggctcctttttttttttttttttttttttttctacacaaaatacataaatattctaACTCGCGTTCTTGCTGAGACCACCTTCAGCTTTTCATCAGAGGAGCTAAGCAGCGAAACGATGG is part of the Coffea eugenioides isolate CCC68of chromosome 6, Ceug_1.0, whole genome shotgun sequence genome and encodes:
- the LOC113773149 gene encoding paramyosin-like — translated: MFKSQRQNHRPSKSGERVDFKFSNFQALQVPKGWDRLFLSMTSVESGKTVARLGKALVRNGNCQWTETLLESVWIPKDDSSKEPEECLFKLVVSMGSSRAGILGEATINVSCHTSSKASSAVILPLRKCNFETLLQVKIQCLTPRPNIRHGSPNSNFKRQNEDVDFQALSSTSETADNSLVRSSKVSSSQDLDVSSHHENHKDQNYSGVNSNHNANYAEGSKRRDPFNPMHKLQSNGYTTHQRHIGASSKSSSAHDNYPVDDSSFSSQSSCNSGVMNSKMDLHSSGKESGNASPRNTGSKDLLEAAEGTIEELRVEAKMWERNARKLMLDLDMLRKEFLGQSKKQSDLVMELSAAYAEHSGLKKEIEQLNVMLEESTLKQRALEDSVLQSEGQTQIQEELESELKYHQQSNANLSLQLKRSQESNIELVSILQELEPTIEQQKIEIENLSALHLKSADSESSVEQNLGENRNLLLQFQQLQESEKMLEIDVQRLEKALEEKVNELETQRSLNGQSLLDMERVYKYQLSVKDEEITNLQAKVMKSVRGRLLEDMEKNSGSDSDLIKEIESLREKVHELESDCNELTEENLELLLKIKESENIHIGKCGSFSSTSSELPAKSVSMQSDVSDTEPQMYDPELKSKTNDQEQWAAFESSGLFCELLKQLELAFHCLMKPLPNVSPHASEKCKFILDDVANLSKKDSSNSKVFTESILNYFSELNNILEDRIAEFEQTIRCGEIEIQKRNDAITEAHKSVEDMILKVQQHEISKAELEADCQSLLKELSQKRSEMDKLQADLLSKEGQTNFHIQRQRELEIQVADLQTEKVQLEMNNETIEREHEVTSKCLDDLQNDFAVLSSRLDSHVSAKEILERKSAELELEKRNLEKKIILLEDEKLQLQERISVMDVQMTQLGDEQQSCRLELKDSKSLAMNLQNQIRRLEIEMEAHNVSFNQNIQDKQDQLLESQRHCECLRAENQDLQASILRLGEERKILQKLNKELKKKELELHEHSEQMATRLENSEKCFSDCTRKVEALEENLNSTLEAFTLKEKSLNSELEAIIQECRNEKEKLVLQETLSNQMHFEMSSEVKNLQKEVESLMTQISVAHEEKEKAESEASLEIASLNADKRKLEFALQEVNSKLELSERELNNLHVEFELKAESLRTELSASEKSHVIPIADHEKLLKQLASRRTTEEKLKTALNNIELKLTLSDYENQQLREESANLKVHFQRVADLQDEVSVLKSKVEECRFEKEKLEASYQTVSGDYESLKAEKNSCVEKVLSLQKAMTDYEDCKQKAIALEEKLLQMEGALLSKETLSAQNADLENELNEVRKVNKQYQQIISQLEEQKSECLLKVQALEMDVLKKHNCGRKCDGKCSIKDGSPRPAEVADELAEALDEDNMHKIQLHSFSSEELSSETMACSKISLAESQAEARERFERTKSSLETELRDLRERYLEMSLKYAEVEAQREDLVMKLKAAKSGKRWFS